The genomic interval ACATAACTCTGAGTGCTGTTCCTTCAGCTTTTCTTATCTCTGACAGCTCTGGGTGGAGCTGCCGTGTCCCCGAGTCAGGAATTACATCTGGTACTCATTCCAATTATCACACAAATGCAAATCTGCCCCGCTGGAGGCAGAAAACTGGTTGGGAAACCCGCGCCCTGGCAAGGTTTAGAGCCGCAGCGCTGCCAAAACGCTTCAGGAGAAGCAGCGGCAGGTTTGAAGCAGCATTGTCGGTGAAATACGGGGCAGAACGTGTGTGAGGTGGCGGTTTGGGCTCGTGGCCTCGCCGAGAATGGATAAAATCGCCCTTTCTAATGTGGATCTGCTGTTGTGCCCAATCGTGTGAAGTTCCACCCGATACACGTTCAGTACCTGAGAAGCGACCCCGTGGTGCAGGTTCCCTGCTCGGCGCTGCGCCCGCTGCCACGCTGCTCTCGTAACGCGTCCTCCCCCGGCTCCGCGCCCCAAGCGATGCTTTTCGTGCAGATCTTAGGAGCGGTTCAGCCGCGTTTCTCATCGCAGCGCCGCTGTTCCGCAGGTTCCTCATCTTCTTCGACGACGGCTACGCGTCCTACGTGAAGGAGTGGGAGCTGTACCCCGTCTGCAGGCCGCGTGAGTGCCCCCGCACCTCCGCGTCCCCAAACCCGAGCTGTGCACGGACCCTTTGCAAAGCGAGGGACAGGCGCCGTGTCCCCTCACAGGCGCCGTGTCCCCTCACTGCTGTGCCGAGGGCATTTTTCATGTGATTCTGGAGGAAATAGGGGTTTATTATCAGCAGAGGGAGCGCTGGGGGTGCGTTAATGTGGCTGTACCACCAAAATCCTGCTCGGGATCACTGCTTGATTGCTCTTGTTTTAAAATCCATCTGGGATTTctttagaaaaataatgaaaagcttctctttcctcctcttccctttcggCACAGTGAAAAAGACCTGGGAGGACATCGAGGACGTGTCGTGCCGCGATTTCGTGGAGGAGTACATCACGGCCTACCCCAACCGGCCCATGGTGCTGCTCAAGAACGGGCAGCTCATCAAAACcgagtgggaagggacctggtgGAAATCCAGGGTGGAGGAGGTGGACGGCAGCCTGGTCAAAATCCTCTTCCTGGTAGGACGGCCTCCCCGGGGGAGGAACGTGGGCTGCAGTTGGGTCTGGGAGGGCCGGTCGCTGGGCTCTTCGTGTCCGTTTCCTTGGAACGAGCGGATATTTTGTTGTGTGGGTAGAGCACCGGTTTCTGCTCCGCTGATGCGATTCGCTTGCACGACAAAAGCTTCCAAAGCTTTTTAAAGCATTCCCGGTTCCATCCTCTGCCCGCACGTCAATGCTTTGCTGCCTTCCCCTTCGGCTCCCGCAGCGTCCTGCCCCGGGTGCCGTGGCCACGGGTGCCGTCAGCCGTTTCTCCCCTTGCCGCAGGACGACAAACGCTGCGAGTGGATTTACCGCGGCTCCACGCGCCTCGAGCCCATGTTCAGCATGAAAACCTCCACGGCCTCCACCCAGGAGAAGAAACAGAGCGGACAAGCGAGGACTCGCCCCAATGTCGGTCCGTGGCACCTTTTTCTTTTGTGTATCCTGGAATTTGGATGAAATTGGGGCTTGGCGGGGGCAggtgggtttggtttggctttggtttgggttttggcgCATTTTTTCTTAGCGGAGCTGGAGGTGTAACATTTCCAATGAGCGTTTCCTCCTGGCTTAAAGATGCCGCAAAACCAACCTGGGGTTGTGTGAAGCAGCCAGAATCTGTTTGGGGTGCCTGGCTGTGACCCCACGTTCGTTCCAAACGCCTCTGTTTTCATTGCCTTCGGGGACTCAGCCGATGTTTTGTGGCTGGCGCAACAAGCTTGGGTGGACGGTAGCGACTTTTGTGGCTGCTATTTTGCCTTCTCGCCCTCCCCACCAGGCGCCGTCCGCAGCAAAGGGCCCGTGGTGCAGTACACGCAGGATCTGACGGGAGCTGGTCCGCAGTACAAACCGCTAGAGCAGATGCAGGCGGCCTCGCTGCCGCCGCGGAGCGCGTCCCCGCAGCCCGCAGACACCGAGTGAGTACCGGAGTCGGTTTTCTGCGTCCACCGTCGCGATTCACCctcagctcccgccggcgcccgCCTCTCTGTGCAGAGGAGTCCTTGGGTGCGGGTTTCCTCCAGGGCTGGGCTTGTTTCCCGGTGACACAAATGGGTTTTTGTCACTCTTTTGGGGGAAACTATGGAGAAAAGATGCTGGATGAGTAACGGGGGCGGGAGGGCTGACAGCCCAGCGCCCCCCGAGCCGAACGCCACATTCTCGCTCAGGGCTACGTTTTAAAACGCAGCCAAGCGCTGGTGTTTGGTCGGGCTCATTGCGGGATGGCGGGAGCACAAAGAGTCGGAAACGAGCTGATTCTCACGCTCTTTAGGAGAGAATCGCCGGGTTTCTCTTCGACGGGAATGTTATTTGGCTGCCCCCGTTTTAAATCCAGTCGCCTCCCTCCTGCAGGTGCTCCGACACTCAGCTGGCCCAGGCGAGGAAACAGGTGGCCAAGAAGAGCACGTCGTTCCGGCCCAGCTCCGTGGGCTCGGGACAGTCGTCCCCGGCGTCCCCCGTCCTGAGCGACGCCCCCTCGGGCAGGACCAGCGCGGCCCAGCAGCACCGGTGAGCGCAGCCAGCGGACTCGTGTTCGAGCACCCTGACAAATGCTGTGGGGCTTATTGTCGGGAAACGGGGCGGGTCCCCCAACCCCTCCGCGGTTCCTCCCGAGCGCAGCAGCTCATCgcgtcccctgtccccgtgtccccagcggcGCGGCGCAGCCGTTCCACGGCATGAGCGACCGCGTCCCCAACGAGCCCTCGTACCGCGCGCCGCTGGAGAAGCTGTTCTACCTGCCCCACGTCTGCAGCTACACCTGCCTGGCGCACGTGCGGCCCATCCGCAGCGACCAGTACCGCAGCAAGAACCCGCTGCTCATCCCGCTGCTCTACGACTTCCGGCGCATGACGGCGCGCCGGCGCATCAACCGCAAGATGGGTTTCCACGTGCTCTACAAGACGCCGTGCGGGCTGAGCCTGCGGACCATGCAGGAGATCGAGCGCTACCTCTTCGAGACGGACTGCGACTTTCTGTTCCTGGAGATGTTCTGCCTGGACCCGTACGTGCTGGTCGACCGCAAGTTCCAGCCTTACAAACCGTTCTACTACATCGCGGACATCACCAAGGGCCGGGAGGACGTCCCGCTGTCCTGCGTCAACGAGATCGACAACACGCCGCCGCCGCAGGTGGCCTACAGCAAGGAGCGCATCCCCGGCAAGGGCGTCTACATCAACACCAGCTGGGAGTTCCTGGTGGGCTGCGACTGCAAGGACGGCTGCAGGGACAAGTAGGTGACGCCGCGCATGTCGCTGCGCCTTGGAACGTGGGGTGGGCACCCCAGAGTGGAGCTGCCCCGGAGCCTGAGCCCACTCTGGGCAAGCGCCACGCGCCTGTCTCTGCAGGAAGATGGGATTTATCTTCCCTGCTGCAGAACTTGGTGTAGAAACTGAACTTGTGGGTTCTTCTCTCCAGGTCGAAATGCGCCTGTCACCAGCTGACGGTCCAGGCCACCGGCTGCACCCCGGGCGGGCAGATCAACCCCAACTCCGGGTACCAGCACAAGCGGCTGGAGGAATGTCTGCCCACGGGGTAAGCGGGGCCGCGGCTCCTCCGCCCTCGCCAGCACCCGCCCCAGCAGCGCGGCTCCGCAGCTGGCGGAGAGGCGGAATTCCCCACACACCGAAAACCTCCCTCTGCTCCTGATTTGCCTGTTAACGGATGTCCCAGATCTCGGTGCATTACcgcagaatcatttgggttggaacagACTCTCAAGatgatggagtccaaccataacccaccctggcactaaacatgtcctgagaacctcatctctgtgcatttcaacccctccagggatggtgactccagcactgccctgggcagctgttccaacgccccacagccctttggggaaggaattaccccaaatttccaccctcaACATCCCCCGAACCTGCAGACACGCTCTGTGTGCTCTGCCGAGCTCCAGCCGCTGCCGCACCGCCCCTCACGTCGTTCCTGGCTCCGTGTGTCGCGTTGCGGGAAGCGTCACCGTTCTCCTCTCTTGCAGCGTTTACGAGTGCAACAAGCGGTGCCAGTGCAACATCAACATGTGCACCAACCGGCTGGTGCAGCACGGGCTGCAGGTCCGGCTGCAGCTCTTCAAGACACAGAACAAGGGCTGGGGCATCCGCTGCCTCGACGACATCGCCAAGGGCTCCTTCGTCTGCATCTACGCAGGTAGGAGCTCCAAACTTCTTCCTTTGGAACGGTGCTGTGAGACGAAAGCTGCTGTGCAGCCCGTGCCCTTCCCAGCGCTCACGTATACTCAGAGAATAATTTGTGTTGGTTCGGGAGAGGGGGAAAATAATGATTTGGAAAGGTCTGGTTGTGTCAGGCCTGAGGTCTGGGCTTTGTTCGTCACAAAGCAGCGGGTGTGGAGCTCTTCCCGTGCTTGCTCAGCGCCCAGGGAAGCGGAAACCGAGCTGATGAGCTCGCAGCACTTTGATTTCCTGATCGATGCCCCTTCCCTTGCCAACCCCACACCCGGGCGCCGCAGAACCCGCTGACACCAAGGGAGACGCTCGGCTCCCCGGAGCTGTTTCTGGGTGAATCGACATGTAACCTCCTTCCTGTTGACACCCAGCCAGCGCCGGGACGTGGGCACGAGCCCTGAAATGCAGAACTTGCCTTAACTCTGAAGTAAAACTCCCCGTGGGCATCGCCCGGCGCTCTGGTTCCTTGTCCTTCATGTCACCTCCAGCCCTTCGAAATCCAGAGTGTGAGTTGCTGGTTGGAGGTTTCTGTGCTGGAAGCCTGGGTTTCAGCAAGGGGCCAGATCTTCGTGTCCTCGGGTATCAGGTTGTCCTTTCCAGCCCAGCTTTGGAGTGAAGTGGTGTCGCTCCTGTTTGCTCCTCCATCAGCCCTTCAGGAGGACGAAGACTTAGGGATTCGGAGCATCATCCCTGGAAAACTCACACCCTGGAAAACTCACACTGGGCTTTGTAACGCGGTCAGAAAATTCACTCACTTCATTCCTTTTGCCCCCAGGGAAAATCCTCACGGACGACTTCGCTGACAAAGAGGGGCTGGAGATGGGCGACGAGTATTTCGCCAACCTGGACCACATCGAGAGCGTGGAGAACTTCAAGGAGGGCTACGAGAGCGACGCCAAGTGCTCCTCGGACAGCAGCGGCGTGGACATCAAGGACGGGGAGGAGGAGAACACGGGCACGGAGGAGCCGGAGGAGTCCAACGAGGACAGCTCCGACGACAACTTCTGCAAGGACGAGGACTTCGGCGCCAGCTCGGTGTGGCGCAGCTACGCCACGCGCCGCCAGACCCGCGGCCAGAGGGACAACGGGCTGTCGGAAACGGCCTCCAAGGACTCGGGGCCGGCCCGGCACGCGAACCACGAGGAGGCGGGCGCCTGCAAGCTGCCGGTGTCCGAGGAGAGCTCCAAGAACAAGGTGGCGTCGTGGCTGAGCTCCAACAACGTGGCCGACGGCTTCCAGGACAGCGACAGCGCCGCCTCCTTCAGAGCGGGCGAGGGCGGCGAGAGCAAGGGCGGCAAAGCGGAGCTGCCCGCGGAGAGGGAGAAAACCCCCGTTCCTGCGGGCGACGCGCGCGGGGAGGCGAAGGTGCTGAAGAAAGAGgtgaggaggggccgggggggcgggtggggacacgggggcgcGGGGACGTACCTGTTGCTTGGAGCCCCGTGGGACGTGGAGGGTGGGGGACCTGGCGTCCCACGAGCGGTGGGGACAGCCGGCGTCTTGGGGAGCGTTTCCGTGGAAAAGCTGCTCCAAAAACGAGAGATTTTAACCACCTGTGCTTCTCCCCCCGGCAGGAACCCGATGAGCCGACCAAGCTGCCAGGGTAAGGCTCTTTAAATCGCCTTCTCctgctttttctccccaaatTTGCGTGTGAGCGCGGGGCCGCGGGAGCTGCGCGGTGACCCGTTCCCGTTCCCATCCCCGTCCCCGCAGGCTGAGCGAGCTGGGCAGGATGTACGGGTACaaccccagcccccccaaactAGAGGGGATCCAGCGGCCGCCCAGCAAGACGGCGCAGCTGCAGAGCCGGCGCcacgcgctgccgccgccgccccgcgccgaCGTGAGTGCCCGCGCCCCCGCGTCGTTCCGGTGCCGTTCGCGCCCCCGGTTACGCTTGCCGTGATTTCCTGGGGGCAGCCGATTGTTTCAGGCGTTAGGGGAACTTACGTGGTTGTTAGAGCCCGGAAACAGGCGCAGTGTGTGCGGGGCCGCGTTACAGCGCGATGTGGCCCCTCGGTTTGCACACCACGGCTCTGGGAAACCGTCCTGGGGACAAcctttgggttttggggtggtttttcctGCTTGCGAAGCCCAGAGGAAGGTTTGGGTGTGGCGGGACTAACCGGCCCCCAAACCCGCTGGGGGATGCGGTTTCCATCCTGGTCGTGGGTTCCTGGAGACCGGGGGAGTCTCCTGGAAGGGAAAAGCGCCGGTGGGAACCGGTGCGACGGAGCCGCGTCCCGTCCCGCAGGACGTGCTGACGCTGTCCAGCAGCACGGACAGCGAGGGCGAGAACGGGGCCGTGGCGGCCGGGCAGGCCCCCGGCGCCGCCAACGACAGCGACGACATCCAGACCATCTCCTCCGGCTCCGCGGACGAGGACGAGAAGAGGAACCCGGCGCCCGGGGCAGGTGAGCGGGAGCCGGGACAGCGGAGGCGCCGTTCGCCCCGTCCGCGTGTCCAGCCCCAGGTCCCGTTCTCAGTGtaaaaccgtcaccccttgtcctgtcccacTCTGAACTCTCGTCCCCGTCCTTACCGGCCCCTTGGACCCGCGGAGTGGATTAGTGACGCATCTTCCGCAGGAATCTTCAGTGTTGGTGAATGAAAGGCAGCGGTGGCGGGCGGGACGCGGTTGGTCACACAGGAAGGGACCGGCCCGCGCTCCCGGTGCCGCGTTCCGAGGCCGATGTGCTGGTCCGAGGGCAGGCGTCCGTCGGGCTGCTGCTCACTGGGCGTTAAAATTGAGGGTTTTTTATGCATTCTGCTCGTTTGGACAAAAGAGAGAATCTTAACAGCTGGGTGTTGAAACGAAAATCTATAAACATAACGCGGCAGTGGCGGTTTGTGGCTTTACCGCCGCTACCTGTGCTGTGATGGTTTTGCTGTGGCGGGGGCTCCTTGTGCTGCGGATTCCGCCCTCGGGCTCCTTGTGCCGCGGATTCCGCCCTCGGGCCGCCCCAGCGTGGTCGCTCCCGTCCCGCAGGTCCCGCCAAGCGCCAGGTGGCCGTGAAGTCCACGCGCGGCTTCGCGCTCAAGTCCACGCACGGCATCGCCGTCAAACCCGGCAACCTGGCGGCGGCCGAGAAGGGGGAGAGCGCGCCCGTGTGCCGCACCACGCGCCAGTTCTACGACGGCGAGGAGTCCTGCTACATCATCGACGCCAAGCTGGAGGGGAACCTGGGCCGCTACCTCAACGTGAGTCGCCCCGAcgggatgggacgggatggggcGAGCGGGAGTGCAGTCAGAGCTGGTTTGCTTGGAAGGACCctcgagatcatggagtccaaccataacctggcACTAAACacggccctgagaacctcatctctgtccagCCATCCAGGGATGgcaaccccagcactgccctgggcagctgttccaacacccagagccctttggggagaaatcaccccaaatttccaacctcaacctccccggtgcaacttgaggccgtttcctctcgccTGGTTGCAGAGACCGAACCCCCGaacaccccccaaacacccccccttCCCAAAACTACACAAATACGttaaaaaaaagtgggaaaacaACGATGATTCGCCCTCCCCGAGTGAAGCGGGGCGGCCGCTGCAGGGCGgctccctcagcccttcccgccgccgcctcccaggCGCGGGTCTCGTGGATCCCGTGGGTCTCGTGGGTCCCGCGGGTCTCGTGGATCCCGTGGGTCTCGTGGGTCCCGCGGGTCTCGTGGATCCC from Patagioenas fasciata isolate bPatFas1 chromosome 30, bPatFas1.hap1, whole genome shotgun sequence carries:
- the SETDB1 gene encoding histone-lysine N-methyltransferase SETDB1 isoform X2, translated to MRTSRRSRQAAADWAPGATGAGSDVELAPVSSPRGAADMDSEEMEEVMEELGISMEELQEIIDKELEKFECVKQWKQQLEELEKCVKQKEEEVARVDRLFDDTARDIDRCELSVKDLYAKLGLRYRESSSEDEDSAAKAMEVIEIPDEDDDDVMSVDSGWKHSDSNYRIPKNRTRLREAMAAMRKSTQDMQRFMDAVNKRMSAQDAQKDAQSPWEAPGTVQPVGSDLSSDGDLSIGMRILGKKRTKTWHKGTLIAIQTVGAGKKYKVKFDNKGKSLLSGNHIAYDYHPSPEKHYVGSRVVAKYKDGNQVWLYAGIVAEAPNVKNKDRFLIFFDDGYASYVKEWELYPVCRPLKKTWEDIEDVSCRDFVEEYITAYPNRPMVLLKNGQLIKTEWEGTWWKSRVEEVDGSLVKILFLDDKRCEWIYRGSTRLEPMFSMKTSTASTQEKKQSGQARTRPNVGAVRSKGPVVQYTQDLTGAGPQYKPLEQMQAASLPPRSASPQPADTECSDTQLAQARKQVAKKSTSFRPSSVGSGQSSPASPVLSDAPSGRTSAAQQHRGAAQPFHGMSDRVPNEPSYRAPLEKLFYLPHVCSYTCLAHVRPIRSDQYRSKNPLLIPLLYDFRRMTARRRINRKMGFHVLYKTPCGLSLRTMQEIERYLFETDCDFLFLEMFCLDPYVLVDRKFQPYKPFYYIADITKGREDVPLSCVNEIDNTPPPQVAYSKERIPGKGVYINTSWEFLVGCDCKDGCRDKSKCACHQLTVQATGCTPGGQINPNSGYQHKRLEECLPTGVYECNKRCQCNINMCTNRLVQHGLQVRLQLFKTQNKGWGIRCLDDIAKGSFVCIYAGKILTDDFADKEGLEMGDEYFANLDHIESVENFKEGYESDAKCSSDSSGVDIKDGEEENTGTEEPEESNEDSSDDNFCKDEDFGASSVWRSYATRRQTRGQRDNGLSETASKDSGPARHANHEEAGACKLPVSEESSKNKVASWLSSNNVADGFQDSDSAASFRAGEGGESKGGKAELPAEREKTPVPAGDARGEAKVLKKEEPDEPTKLPGLSELGRMYGYNPSPPKLEGIQRPPSKTAQLQSRRHALPPPPRADDVLTLSSSTDSEGENGAVAAGQAPGAANDSDDIQTISSGSADEDEKRNPAPGAGPAKRQVAVKSTRGFALKSTHGIAVKPGNLAAAEKGESAPVCRTTRQFYDGEESCYIIDAKLEGNLGRYLNHSCSPNLFVQNVFVDTHDLRFPWVAFFASKRIRAGTELTWDYNYEVGSVEGKELLCCCGAIECRGRLL
- the SETDB1 gene encoding histone-lysine N-methyltransferase SETDB1 isoform X1, with product MRTSRRSRQAAADWAPGATGAGSDVELAPVSSPRGPFAFVLPQRGRGAADMDSEEMEEVMEELGISMEELQEIIDKELEKFECVKQWKQQLEELEKCVKQKEEEVARVDRLFDDTARDIDRCELSVKDLYAKLGLRYRESSSEDEDSAAKAMEVIEIPDEDDDDVMSVDSGWKHSDSNYRIPKNRTRLREAMAAMRKSTQDMQRFMDAVNKRMSAQDAQKDAQSPWEAPGTVQPVGSDLSSDGDLSIGMRILGKKRTKTWHKGTLIAIQTVGAGKKYKVKFDNKGKSLLSGNHIAYDYHPSPEKHYVGSRVVAKYKDGNQVWLYAGIVAEAPNVKNKDRFLIFFDDGYASYVKEWELYPVCRPLKKTWEDIEDVSCRDFVEEYITAYPNRPMVLLKNGQLIKTEWEGTWWKSRVEEVDGSLVKILFLDDKRCEWIYRGSTRLEPMFSMKTSTASTQEKKQSGQARTRPNVGAVRSKGPVVQYTQDLTGAGPQYKPLEQMQAASLPPRSASPQPADTECSDTQLAQARKQVAKKSTSFRPSSVGSGQSSPASPVLSDAPSGRTSAAQQHRGAAQPFHGMSDRVPNEPSYRAPLEKLFYLPHVCSYTCLAHVRPIRSDQYRSKNPLLIPLLYDFRRMTARRRINRKMGFHVLYKTPCGLSLRTMQEIERYLFETDCDFLFLEMFCLDPYVLVDRKFQPYKPFYYIADITKGREDVPLSCVNEIDNTPPPQVAYSKERIPGKGVYINTSWEFLVGCDCKDGCRDKSKCACHQLTVQATGCTPGGQINPNSGYQHKRLEECLPTGVYECNKRCQCNINMCTNRLVQHGLQVRLQLFKTQNKGWGIRCLDDIAKGSFVCIYAGKILTDDFADKEGLEMGDEYFANLDHIESVENFKEGYESDAKCSSDSSGVDIKDGEEENTGTEEPEESNEDSSDDNFCKDEDFGASSVWRSYATRRQTRGQRDNGLSETASKDSGPARHANHEEAGACKLPVSEESSKNKVASWLSSNNVADGFQDSDSAASFRAGEGGESKGGKAELPAEREKTPVPAGDARGEAKVLKKEEPDEPTKLPGLSELGRMYGYNPSPPKLEGIQRPPSKTAQLQSRRHALPPPPRADDVLTLSSSTDSEGENGAVAAGQAPGAANDSDDIQTISSGSADEDEKRNPAPGAGPAKRQVAVKSTRGFALKSTHGIAVKPGNLAAAEKGESAPVCRTTRQFYDGEESCYIIDAKLEGNLGRYLNHSCSPNLFVQNVFVDTHDLRFPWVAFFASKRIRAGTELTWDYNYEVGSVEGKELLCCCGAIECRGRLL
- the SETDB1 gene encoding histone-lysine N-methyltransferase SETDB1 isoform X3, with protein sequence MDSEEMEEVMEELGISMEELQEIIDKELEKFECVKQWKQQLEELEKCVKQKEEEVARVDRLFDDTARDIDRCELSVKDLYAKLGLRYRESSSEDEDSAAKAMEVIEIPDEDDDDVMSVDSGWKHSDSNYRIPKNRTRLREAMAAMRKSTQDMQRFMDAVNKRMSAQDAQKDAQSPWEAPGTVQPVGSDLSSDGDLSIGMRILGKKRTKTWHKGTLIAIQTVGAGKKYKVKFDNKGKSLLSGNHIAYDYHPSPEKHYVGSRVVAKYKDGNQVWLYAGIVAEAPNVKNKDRFLIFFDDGYASYVKEWELYPVCRPLKKTWEDIEDVSCRDFVEEYITAYPNRPMVLLKNGQLIKTEWEGTWWKSRVEEVDGSLVKILFLDDKRCEWIYRGSTRLEPMFSMKTSTASTQEKKQSGQARTRPNVGAVRSKGPVVQYTQDLTGAGPQYKPLEQMQAASLPPRSASPQPADTECSDTQLAQARKQVAKKSTSFRPSSVGSGQSSPASPVLSDAPSGRTSAAQQHRGAAQPFHGMSDRVPNEPSYRAPLEKLFYLPHVCSYTCLAHVRPIRSDQYRSKNPLLIPLLYDFRRMTARRRINRKMGFHVLYKTPCGLSLRTMQEIERYLFETDCDFLFLEMFCLDPYVLVDRKFQPYKPFYYIADITKGREDVPLSCVNEIDNTPPPQVAYSKERIPGKGVYINTSWEFLVGCDCKDGCRDKSKCACHQLTVQATGCTPGGQINPNSGYQHKRLEECLPTGVYECNKRCQCNINMCTNRLVQHGLQVRLQLFKTQNKGWGIRCLDDIAKGSFVCIYAGKILTDDFADKEGLEMGDEYFANLDHIESVENFKEGYESDAKCSSDSSGVDIKDGEEENTGTEEPEESNEDSSDDNFCKDEDFGASSVWRSYATRRQTRGQRDNGLSETASKDSGPARHANHEEAGACKLPVSEESSKNKVASWLSSNNVADGFQDSDSAASFRAGEGGESKGGKAELPAEREKTPVPAGDARGEAKVLKKEEPDEPTKLPGLSELGRMYGYNPSPPKLEGIQRPPSKTAQLQSRRHALPPPPRADDVLTLSSSTDSEGENGAVAAGQAPGAANDSDDIQTISSGSADEDEKRNPAPGAGPAKRQVAVKSTRGFALKSTHGIAVKPGNLAAAEKGESAPVCRTTRQFYDGEESCYIIDAKLEGNLGRYLNHSCSPNLFVQNVFVDTHDLRFPWVAFFASKRIRAGTELTWDYNYEVGSVEGKELLCCCGAIECRGRLL